Proteins encoded within one genomic window of Dermatophilus congolensis:
- a CDS encoding metal ABC transporter permease: protein MNPVLNLLLEPLHYEFLTRALAATTIAAAVSGFLSCWLVLIGWSLMGDAVSHAVLPGVVLAYILGIPFAVGALVFGVLAVALIGAVRTGSRVKEDAAIGIVFTTLFAAGLVLISVTPSHMDLQHVVFGNILGVGNTDLIQIGLLAAVASTVLVLKRRDLMLFAFDPVHAQAIGLRPRVLSGILLTLLAFTAVVALQVVGVILVVAMLVIPGATAYLLTDRFERMLLLAPATSVACSVVGIYASFWLDVSSGGIIVVLQGCLFAVVMLLAPRHGVIPRWLARGRAAHAGAEAACTQTASVAVAPSTNGSTPSSTKTFTDPENAAPGT from the coding sequence GTGAACCCTGTGCTCAACCTCCTCCTTGAACCCCTCCACTATGAATTTCTCACCCGCGCGCTGGCAGCCACCACAATCGCTGCAGCGGTAAGTGGGTTTCTTTCCTGCTGGCTTGTCCTTATTGGCTGGTCGCTTATGGGAGATGCGGTATCGCACGCCGTGCTACCGGGGGTGGTGCTGGCCTACATCCTTGGCATCCCGTTCGCGGTCGGAGCGTTGGTGTTTGGGGTGTTAGCGGTAGCGCTGATTGGGGCGGTGCGCACTGGTAGCAGAGTCAAAGAAGATGCCGCTATCGGGATTGTGTTCACCACGTTGTTCGCTGCGGGGCTGGTGTTGATCTCGGTAACCCCTAGCCACATGGACTTGCAGCACGTCGTCTTCGGGAACATCCTCGGCGTGGGCAACACAGATCTCATCCAGATCGGACTGCTGGCGGCAGTGGCGTCGACTGTCCTGGTGCTCAAACGACGTGACCTGATGCTGTTCGCGTTTGACCCGGTGCACGCCCAAGCGATCGGCCTGCGTCCACGCGTCCTGTCGGGGATTCTGCTCACCCTGCTCGCATTCACGGCCGTGGTGGCGTTGCAGGTAGTGGGCGTGATTCTTGTGGTGGCGATGCTGGTCATCCCTGGTGCGACTGCCTATCTACTCACAGACAGGTTCGAGCGGATGCTGCTGCTCGCCCCAGCCACATCGGTGGCGTGCTCAGTGGTCGGGATTTACGCCAGCTTCTGGCTAGATGTTTCCTCCGGCGGCATCATCGTTGTGCTGCAAGGCTGCCTATTCGCTGTGGTGATGCTGTTGGCGCCGCGGCACGGCGTGATACCGCGCTGGCTGGCCAGAGGCAGAGCCGCTCATGCAGGTGCTGAGGCCGCCTGCACCCAGACTGCGTCAGTTGCAGTAGCGCCGAGCACTAACGGATCCACGCCATCATCAACGAAAACATTCACCGACCCCGAAAACGCAGCGCCCGGCACGTAA
- a CDS encoding metal ABC transporter ATP-binding protein, which yields MTPAVDVTNIHVRYGDITALTGATLHVMPGRICGLIGMNGSGKSTLFKTIMGITPHHEGTISINGSDSATARRNGLIGYVPQNEDVDWTFPISVRDVVMMGRYGHQGFTRRPRPADHAAVDDALARVDLTDLAHRQIGNLSGGQRKRAFVARGIAQEARILLLDEPFAGVDKRSETTIVNLLKNLASSGVAVIVSTHDLHALPALADEAALLLRRTLFHGPVTEALRPENLTRAFGLDTLQEQW from the coding sequence ATGACCCCCGCCGTTGACGTCACCAACATTCACGTCCGCTACGGCGACATCACCGCCCTGACCGGCGCGACCCTGCACGTCATGCCCGGACGGATCTGCGGGCTCATCGGAATGAACGGGTCAGGCAAATCCACACTCTTCAAAACCATCATGGGAATCACCCCCCACCACGAGGGAACCATCAGCATCAACGGCTCCGACAGCGCCACCGCCCGCCGTAACGGCCTGATCGGATACGTCCCCCAAAACGAAGATGTTGATTGGACCTTCCCTATCAGCGTCCGCGACGTCGTCATGATGGGACGCTACGGGCACCAAGGATTCACCCGACGGCCCCGCCCCGCCGATCACGCCGCCGTCGATGACGCCCTTGCCCGCGTCGACCTCACTGACCTCGCCCACCGTCAAATCGGCAACCTCTCCGGCGGGCAACGCAAACGAGCGTTCGTAGCGCGTGGAATCGCACAAGAAGCACGCATCCTTCTGCTCGATGAACCCTTCGCCGGTGTTGACAAACGTTCCGAAACAACAATCGTGAACCTCCTCAAAAACCTCGCCAGCAGCGGCGTGGCCGTCATCGTCTCCACCCACGACCTACACGCCCTACCCGCCCTGGCTGACGAAGCCGCCCTACTGCTGCGCCGCACCCTCTTCCACGGCCCCGTCACCGAAGCGCTCCGGCCAGAAAACCTCACCCGCGCATTCGGTCTAGACACCCTCCAAGAACAGTGGTGA
- a CDS encoding metal ABC transporter substrate-binding protein: MRRHQSRTPTRKTPRWVLAAAAATSAAMLLAACTGTPEASTNGSSTKKPVVLTTFTVLADIARNIAGDHLDVRSITKPGAEIHGYEPTPGDIAKASDADLILDNGLNLEQWFTKFVSTVKTPHAVVSAGITPINITEDAYAGKPNPHAWMSPSAAETYVDNMVAAFSKLDPAHANDYRANANTYKAELHKVRTDLTTTLKSLPENQRALVTCEGAFSYLAKDAGLTEKYIWPVNAEQQATPQQITSVIDFVRNNKIPAVFCESTVSDKPMKQVVEATGTTFGGTLYVDSLSAADGPVPTYLDLIRHDAKTIADALTGKT; this comes from the coding sequence ATGCGGCGGCACCAGAGCAGAACACCCACGAGAAAAACACCCCGATGGGTTCTCGCCGCCGCTGCCGCGACCAGCGCCGCTATGCTCCTAGCCGCCTGCACCGGTACCCCTGAGGCATCTACCAACGGCAGCTCCACCAAAAAACCCGTCGTCCTGACCACATTCACCGTGCTAGCCGATATCGCCCGCAACATCGCCGGGGACCACCTCGACGTACGCTCCATCACCAAACCTGGCGCCGAAATCCACGGCTACGAACCCACCCCAGGTGACATCGCCAAAGCCTCCGACGCCGACCTCATCCTCGATAACGGCCTCAATCTCGAACAGTGGTTCACCAAATTCGTCTCCACTGTGAAAACACCCCACGCTGTGGTCTCTGCAGGCATTACCCCGATCAACATCACCGAAGACGCCTACGCCGGAAAACCCAACCCCCATGCCTGGATGAGCCCCAGTGCTGCAGAAACCTACGTCGACAACATGGTCGCCGCCTTCAGCAAACTCGACCCCGCCCATGCCAACGACTACCGCGCCAACGCCAACACCTACAAAGCTGAACTTCACAAAGTCCGCACCGACCTGACCACCACCTTGAAAAGCCTGCCCGAAAACCAACGCGCCCTGGTCACCTGCGAAGGAGCGTTTTCCTACCTCGCCAAAGATGCCGGCTTGACCGAAAAATACATCTGGCCCGTCAACGCCGAACAACAAGCCACCCCCCAACAAATCACCTCCGTCATCGACTTCGTCCGCAACAACAAAATCCCCGCAGTGTTCTGCGAATCCACCGTCTCGGACAAACCCATGAAACAAGTCGTCGAAGCAACCGGAACCACCTTCGGCGGCACCCTCTATGTTGACTCCCTCTCCGCCGCTGACGGCCCTGTGCCCACCTACCTCGACCTCATCCGCCACGACGCGAAAACCATCGCTGATGCCCTCACCGGAAAAACGTAA
- the rocD gene encoding ornithine--oxo-acid transaminase yields MTQSIDVSTNHVGERTDAHLAAAEAAITPNYAPLPVVLASGEGAWVTDVDGRRYLDALAGYSALNFGHRHPGLTAVAHEQLDTLTLTSRAFHSDRLADFCTELAALCGKEMVLPMNTGAEAVESGIKVARRWGSLRKGVTPERSKIIVMDGNFHGRTTTIVGFSTDPDAREHFGPFTPGFEVVPYGDAAALEAAIDEHTVAVLAEPIQGEGGVIIPPADFLPTVRRLCTEHQVLMIADEIQSGLGRTGRLFACDHVGVVPDMYLLGKALGGGILPVSAVVADRDVLGVLTPGSHGSTFGGNPFSAAVGLAVVRLLATGEFQNRASELEPVMREGLDKLVGHGVESYRLVGLWAGVDIDPALMTGKQAAKRMAQEGVLVKETHGSTIRLAPPLVVTADEVRLITDTLQKVLTDAAAASK; encoded by the coding sequence ATGACCCAGTCCATTGACGTCTCGACAAACCACGTCGGTGAGCGCACGGACGCGCACCTGGCAGCGGCAGAAGCCGCCATCACACCGAATTACGCCCCTCTGCCAGTTGTGCTTGCCAGCGGAGAAGGCGCGTGGGTGACAGATGTAGATGGACGCCGCTACCTCGACGCGTTGGCAGGATACTCAGCCCTCAACTTCGGACACCGACACCCCGGACTGACCGCAGTCGCACACGAACAGCTAGACACACTGACACTCACCAGCCGCGCCTTCCACTCCGACCGCCTCGCAGACTTCTGCACCGAACTGGCAGCACTATGCGGCAAAGAAATGGTCCTGCCGATGAACACCGGCGCCGAAGCCGTCGAAAGCGGCATCAAAGTGGCCCGCCGCTGGGGATCACTGCGTAAAGGCGTCACACCCGAACGCTCAAAAATCATCGTCATGGACGGCAACTTCCACGGCCGCACCACCACCATCGTCGGATTCTCCACAGACCCCGACGCACGCGAACACTTCGGCCCCTTCACCCCCGGATTCGAAGTAGTTCCCTACGGAGACGCCGCCGCCCTCGAAGCCGCGATCGATGAACACACCGTGGCCGTACTCGCAGAACCAATCCAAGGCGAAGGCGGCGTGATCATCCCGCCCGCCGACTTCCTACCCACCGTGCGTCGTCTATGCACCGAACATCAAGTCCTGATGATCGCCGACGAAATCCAGTCAGGCCTGGGCCGCACCGGACGCCTATTCGCATGCGACCACGTAGGCGTAGTACCCGACATGTACCTGCTGGGCAAAGCACTCGGCGGTGGAATCCTGCCCGTCTCAGCAGTCGTAGCCGACCGAGACGTCCTAGGTGTGCTCACCCCCGGATCGCACGGATCAACCTTCGGCGGAAACCCATTCTCAGCAGCAGTAGGACTAGCCGTCGTGCGCCTACTAGCAACCGGCGAATTCCAAAACCGCGCCAGCGAACTAGAACCAGTCATGCGCGAAGGACTCGACAAACTCGTCGGCCACGGCGTAGAAAGCTACCGGCTCGTGGGCCTATGGGCCGGAGTAGACATCGACCCAGCCCTCATGACCGGTAAACAAGCCGCCAAACGCATGGCTCAAGAAGGCGTACTCGTCAAAGAAACCCACGGATCCACCATCCGTTTGGCCCCACCGCTGGTTGTCACCGCTGACGAAGTACGACTCATCACCGACACCCTGCAGAAAGTTCTCACCGACGCAGCAGCTGCCTCCAAGTAA